The following proteins come from a genomic window of Halomarina ordinaria:
- a CDS encoding thioredoxin family protein, with amino-acid sequence MTLEESTQELERGDEAPAFTLPGTDGEDHSLEDFADHEALLLMFTCNHCPYAQAKFDLLNDLAEEYDEVAVVGINSNDAEEYPEDSFDRMVDLVEDGTVRYDAYLRDESQEVARTYGAVCTPDPYLFAREGDAFELAYHGRLDDALNPDDEPTECYVREAIESVLAGERVDLAFMPSQGCSIKWRD; translated from the coding sequence ATGACGCTCGAAGAGTCCACCCAGGAACTCGAACGCGGCGACGAGGCACCGGCGTTCACGCTCCCCGGCACCGACGGCGAGGACCACTCGCTCGAGGACTTCGCCGACCACGAGGCGCTGTTGCTTATGTTCACCTGCAACCACTGTCCGTACGCGCAGGCGAAGTTCGACCTGCTGAACGACCTCGCCGAGGAGTACGACGAGGTGGCCGTCGTCGGTATCAACTCGAACGACGCGGAGGAGTACCCCGAGGACTCCTTCGACCGGATGGTCGACCTCGTCGAGGACGGCACGGTTCGCTACGACGCCTACCTCCGCGACGAGTCCCAGGAGGTCGCCCGCACGTACGGCGCGGTCTGTACGCCCGACCCGTACCTCTTCGCGCGCGAGGGGGACGCGTTCGAACTGGCGTACCACGGCCGCCTCGACGACGCGCTCAATCCCGACGACGAGCCGACCGAGTGCTACGTGCGCGAGGCCATCGAGTCGGTGCTCGCGGGCGAGCGGGTCGACCTGGCGTTCATGCCCTCGCAGGGCTGTTCCATCAAGTGGCGCGACTAG